The following coding sequences lie in one Flavobacterium sediminis genomic window:
- a CDS encoding M56 family metallopeptidase, whose translation MDVLWLYFLKVNGLLLLHYGVYQLFLKKETFFQTNRWFLIAGVFISFLLPLFSYTKIIWVDPEPQVQNYFPFVSANSTASIPSVDVTEIPIDWNFIATSVYSIIALLLATTLLLEIFSLIRIFRQGNRRKENNIWVVETSQGQNPFSFFNILVYNKEKFTAEELNLIFLHERVHIEQRHSFDVLLGKILCFILWINPISWLYRKAILQNLEYIADSETARLSNNSYQYQKTLVKTIINHNQLSITNQFYQSLIKKRIVMLNTNPSSKKKMWKYTVVLPLLTLFFLVFQIKTLAQVKERVFITPNDETTEFIITKNTTDEEIKKETAILKKEHDVTFKVSKLKRNTDNEIIALDIKFKDKDGSTGRMSANGDQPIQPIRFFKEVDMSGKTNMGFGRKQLRTVFKKIETMGPKSVKIGDSLINIKTVEIRKSGDSDQSELYIINGKEYTKDELKNQKIELEEGSVLQLSEEDAIEKFGKKGKNGVIIMNGNATFKYDDDSDEEAIYIVNGKQISPNEFKTLKTKQAKTVRVYTNTNDEEETEFIIMNDMMADLPEPPAPPTFNFDNLPPAPKAPSFPNPPALPSDLSDEKAMKDYEKQIKAFEKKMENMEPQIKEFEKKMEKFEKEMLKREPAMKKYEEAMKIYEEKMKAYEEKIGAYQKKLEKMY comes from the coding sequence ATGGATGTTTTATGGCTCTACTTTCTTAAGGTAAATGGTTTATTACTACTCCACTATGGTGTGTACCAGCTTTTCTTGAAAAAGGAAACCTTTTTTCAAACTAACCGCTGGTTCCTTATTGCCGGAGTTTTCATTTCTTTTCTCTTGCCTTTATTCAGTTATACCAAGATCATCTGGGTCGACCCGGAACCTCAGGTTCAAAATTATTTTCCTTTTGTAAGCGCTAATTCTACCGCTAGCATTCCCTCAGTGGATGTTACAGAAATACCTATCGACTGGAATTTTATTGCTACTTCTGTTTACAGTATCATTGCTCTATTACTGGCTACTACGCTACTACTTGAGATCTTTTCACTCATCAGAATTTTTCGTCAAGGCAATCGTCGGAAAGAAAATAACATCTGGGTTGTAGAAACCTCGCAGGGTCAAAATCCCTTCTCATTTTTTAATATTTTAGTATACAACAAAGAAAAATTTACAGCAGAAGAGCTTAATCTGATCTTTTTACACGAAAGGGTACATATTGAACAGCGTCATTCTTTTGATGTACTACTGGGAAAAATACTTTGTTTTATCCTTTGGATCAACCCCATATCCTGGTTGTACCGCAAAGCTATTCTCCAAAACTTAGAATATATTGCGGATTCAGAAACGGCACGTTTGAGTAATAATTCTTATCAATATCAAAAAACATTAGTAAAGACTATTATCAATCACAATCAATTATCAATCACCAATCAATTTTATCAATCATTAATCAAAAAACGAATCGTTATGTTAAACACCAATCCATCAAGCAAGAAAAAGATGTGGAAATACACTGTAGTACTTCCTTTATTGACCTTATTCTTTTTGGTATTCCAGATCAAAACATTAGCTCAGGTTAAAGAGCGGGTCTTCATCACTCCTAATGATGAAACAACCGAATTCATCATTACTAAAAACACTACCGATGAAGAAATCAAAAAAGAAACAGCTATTCTTAAAAAAGAGCACGATGTTACTTTCAAGGTTTCAAAACTAAAAAGAAACACAGACAATGAAATTATTGCCTTAGATATTAAGTTCAAAGACAAAGACGGTTCCACCGGAAGAATGTCAGCCAATGGTGATCAGCCGATACAACCGATCCGTTTCTTTAAAGAGGTTGATATGAGCGGAAAAACGAATATGGGTTTCGGAAGAAAACAGCTTCGAACAGTTTTCAAAAAGATCGAAACAATGGGGCCGAAATCAGTCAAAATCGGTGACAGCCTTATCAATATCAAAACAGTAGAGATCCGAAAATCGGGTGATTCCGACCAATCAGAGTTATATATCATCAACGGTAAAGAATACACAAAAGATGAGCTAAAGAATCAAAAGATAGAACTGGAAGAAGGTTCAGTTCTGCAATTGTCTGAAGAAGATGCTATTGAAAAATTCGGAAAAAAAGGAAAAAACGGAGTAATTATCATGAATGGTAATGCTACTTTTAAATACGATGACGATTCTGATGAAGAAGCGATCTATATCGTAAATGGCAAACAAATTTCTCCTAACGAATTTAAAACGCTAAAAACAAAACAAGCTAAAACCGTTCGTGTTTATACTAATACGAATGATGAAGAAGAAACAGAATTCATCATTATGAATGATATGATGGCTGATCTACCAGAACCGCCGGCACCGCCGACATTCAATTTTGACAATTTACCTCCGGCGCCCAAAGCACCTTCCTTTCCAAACCCGCCAGCTTTACCTTCCGATCTTAGTGATGAAAAAGCCATGAAAGATTACGAAAAGCAAATAAAAGCTTTTGAGAAAAAAATGGAGAACATGGAGCCTCAGATAAAAGAATTTGAAAAGAAGATGGAGAAATTTGAAAAAGAAATGCTGAAAAGAGAACCTGCCATGAAAAAATACGAAGAGGCTATGAAAATCTATGAAGAAAAGATGAAAGCTTATGAGGAAAAAATAGGGGCTTATCAAAAGAAACTGGAAAAAATGTATTAA
- a CDS encoding BlaI/MecI/CopY family transcriptional regulator, whose amino-acid sequence MQKLTNKEEEIMHILWKLKKAFVKDVLAEIVEEKPHYNTLSTIIRNLEEKGYVSHTAYGNTHQYFPIVSKEEYRKAFMNTAISHYFNNSYKNLVSFFAEEEKITADELREILDLIEKKK is encoded by the coding sequence ATGCAAAAATTAACCAATAAAGAAGAAGAGATCATGCACATTTTATGGAAGCTTAAAAAAGCTTTTGTAAAAGATGTATTGGCTGAGATCGTAGAAGAGAAACCACATTACAATACGCTGTCAACAATAATCAGAAATTTAGAAGAAAAGGGCTATGTTTCTCATACTGCCTATGGCAATACGCACCAGTACTTCCCTATCGTAAGCAAAGAAGAGTATCGCAAAGCTTTTATGAATACGGCTATTTCTCACTATTTTAACAACTCGTATAAAAATTTAGTTTCCTTTTTTGCTGAAGAAGAAAAAATCACTGCTGACGAACTTCGGGAAATTTTAGATCTAATCGAAAAAAAGAAATAG